A part of Aegilops tauschii subsp. strangulata cultivar AL8/78 chromosome 2, Aet v6.0, whole genome shotgun sequence genomic DNA contains:
- the LOC109776188 gene encoding uncharacterized protein, translated as MDHPHSATHHQITQAPFVLTIHATLPEDLVIWEILVRLPVKYLMLYKRLFPSWDAATANVGVVRRHHELSRVEPLSMLIIPRKSSIQDDFEFSQDISFHHLHVENTLGTIWNNKGVGLMLEKVCPPGEKGIANKIFPTHCNGLVCIATNKDQIFMCNPATQELVALPRSTPDVRDIKEPSAALGFDVSRNQYVVARYFYKYFEHNTSSGVLRYEIGHEVFTLGGDSWMRTDELPDAIGHTRPVFTRGPSTGGLMHPMIPRRVCWCDIA; from the coding sequence ATGGATCATCCACATTCTGCCACACACCACCAGATCACACAAGCACCTTTTGTTCTCACCATCCATGCTACCCTCCCAGAAGACCTGGTAATTTGGGAGATCCTAGTTCGCCTTCCTGTGAAGTACCTTATGCTCTATAAACGCTTATTCCCTTCTTGGGACGCTGCCACCGCTAATGTCGGCGTTGTTCGCCGCCACCATGAACTATCCCGCGTGGAACCATTGTCCATGCTCATCATCCCTCGCAAGAGCTCTATCCAGGATGATTTTGAGTTCTCCCAGGATATCAGTTTCCACCACCTCCATGTAGAAAATACACTCGGCACCATCTGGAACAATAAGGGGGTGGGTTTGATGCTTGAAAAGGTGTGCCCGCCAGGAGAGAAAGGTATTGCAAATAAGATCTTCCCCACGCACTGTAATGGCCTAGTGTGCATCGCAACCAACAAGGACCAGATATTCATGTGCAACCCAGCCACCCAGGAGCTCGTGGCATTGCCGCGCAGCACACCAGATGTTCGCGACATCAAGGAGCCATCGGCAGCTCTAGGCTTTGATGTGTCACGCAACCAGTATGTTGTGGCCAGGTACTTCTACAAGTACTTTGAACATAATACTTCTAGTGGAGTTCTCAGATACGAGATCGGGCATGAAGTCTTCACACTCGGTGGGGACTCCTGGATGCGTACCGATGAACTACCAGATGCAATTGGCCACACACGACCAGTCTTCACACGGGGGCCTTCTACTGGGGGACTTATGCACCCCATGATCCCCAGGAGAGTGTGCTGGTGCGATATAGCCTAA